The following are encoded in a window of Doryrhamphus excisus isolate RoL2022-K1 chromosome 16, RoL_Dexc_1.0, whole genome shotgun sequence genomic DNA:
- the LOC131104053 gene encoding SAM pointed domain-containing Ets transcription factor-like, with amino-acid sequence MGSSGCDPTLRSSLCIGSPSDIGMAWLEETEDNKPTRSMLGLPDFIWPGVPPPCYNKLSNEVLRMTEANNVSPEATLGTQHVLVPSQNTPHVVQGETEEHCLEQVQSMVVGEVLSDVNKACKLLNIAPDPLDWSCIHVYKWLLWTEHLYKLPQISMLFKELNGRDLCSLTEADFRQRSSQYGEVLYAHLDIWRSAAAMKEQGPPEAHPSKANDNSWCNYPSQPIHLWQFLRDLLHKPHNYSRSIRWLNKEKGIFKIEDSAHVARLWGIRKNRPAMNYDKLSRSIRQYYKKGIIRKPDVSRRLVYQFVNPV; translated from the exons ATGGGGAGTTCAGGTTGTGATCCCACTCTACGTTCAtctctgtgcattggttccccatCTGACATTGGGATGGCCTGGTTGGAGGAGACGGAGGACAACAAACCCACCCGCAGCATGTTGGGGCTTCCGGATTTCATCTGGCCAGGAGTCCCCCCTCCCTGCTATAACAAATTATCTAATGAAGTACTAAGGATGACAGAAGCCAACAACGTCTCCCCGGAAGCGACGCTGGGGACTCAACACGTGCTCGTCCCGTCTCAGAACACTCCCCATGTGGTGCAGGGTGAAACAGAGGAACACTGTCTGGAGCAGGTCCAGTCTATGGTGGTGGGCGAGGTGCTGAGTGATGTCAACAAAGCTTGCAAGCTACTCAACATCGCACCAG ACCCTTTAGACTGGAGCTGCATACACGTTTACAAGTGGCTGCTGTGGACCGAGCACCTGTACAAACTGCCACAGATAAGCATGCTCTTCAAGGAGCTCAACGGAAGGGACTTGTGCTCTTTGACAGAGGCCGACTTCAGACAACGTTCCTCGCAGTATGGAGAAGTGCTGTATGCTCATCTTGACATCTGGAGATCAG ctgcagCAATGAAGGAGCAGGGCCCACCAGAAGCACATCCTAGTAAAG caaaTGACAATTCGTGGTGCAACTACCCTAGTCAGCCCATCCACTTGTGGCAGTTTCTTCGAGACCTGCTCCACAAGCCACATAACTACAGCCGCTCTATCCGCTGGCTCAAcaaagaaaaag GAATATTCAAAATTGAAGACTCCGCCCATGTGGCCAGGCTATGGGGAATCAGGAAGAATCGTCCAGCAATGAACTATGATAAACTGAGTCGCTCTATTCGGCAGTACTACAAGAAGGGCATCATTCGCAAGCCTGATGTGTCCCGTAGACTGGTCTACCAGTTTGTGAACCCAGTATGA
- the LOC131104051 gene encoding protein kinase C and casein kinase substrate in neurons protein 1-like, giving the protein MSGSYDECAGADDTMDSFWEVGNYKRAVKRFDDGHRLCNDLMGCLQERAKIEKAYGDQLTAWSKRWRQLIEKGPQYGSVERAWLAVMTEAEKVSELHQDVKNNLLNEDVEKVKNWQKEAYHKQMIGGFKEAKEAEEGFKKAQKPWAKKLKEMETAKKAYHMACKEEKLAAAREANGKTEASVTPDQQKKLHEKVDKCKQDAQKAKEKYEKSLEELNKCAAPYMESMEQVFDQCQQHEVKRLTFLKEALLDIKRHLNLTENQSYATIYRELERTILAANTQEDLKWFSNNHGPGMHMNWPAFEEYNPDQASAPPKKKKPDGAPPTPSTDHVAPPGDRSSVSSYEKNQAYSTEWSDDEQPAAYSGNENGGNGNSFEDDSSTGKGVRVRALYDYDGQEQDELSFKAGDELTKTEDEDEQGWCRGRLDNGREGLYPANYVEPI; this is encoded by the exons GTGGGCAACTACAAACGTGCAGTCAAGAGATTTGATGATGGCCATCGACTCTGCAATGACCTCATGGGCTGCCTTCAGGAACGGGCCAAGATAGAAAAAGCTTATGGTGATCAGCTAACCGCCTGGTCAAAGAGATGGAGACAACTCATTGAGAAAG GCCCCCAGTACGGCTCTGTGGAGAGAGCCTGGCTGGCTGTCATGACCGAGGCAGAAAAAGTGAGCGAGCTGCATCAAGATGTCAAGAACAACCTGCTGAATGAAGATGTGGAGAAAGTGAAGAACTGGCAGAAGGAGGCCTATCACAAACAAATGATTGGAGGCTTCAAGGAGGCAAAGGAGGCAGAAGAAGGATTTAAGAAGGCTCAGAAACCCTGGGCGAAAAAGCTCAAGGAG ATGGAGACGGCTAAGAAAGCATACCACATGGCGTGCAAGGAGGAAAAACTGGCTGCTGCTCGAGAGGCCAATGGCAAGACTGAAGCTTCTGTGACGCCAGACCAGCAGAAGAAACTCCATGAGAAAGTGGACAAATGCAAACAGGATGCACAGAAG GCTAAAGAAAAGTATGAGAAGTCTCTGGAGGAGCTCAACAAATGTGCGGCCCCCTACATGGAGAGCATGGAGCAGGTGTTTGACCAGTGCCAGCAGCATGAGGTCAAGAGGCTGACCTTCTTGAAGGAGGCCTTGCTGGACATCAAACGCCACCTCAACCTCACTGAGAACCAAAG CTATGCCACAATATACAGAGAACTGGAGCGCACCATCCTGGCAGCGAACACACAAGAGGATCTGAAGTGGTTCAGCAACAACCACGGGCCTGGAATGCACATGAACTGGCCCGCATTTGAG GAATACAACCCAGACCAGGCAAGTGCTcccccaaaaaagaagaaaCCAGATGGAGCCCCACCCACTCCAAGCACTGACCATGTAGCTCCCCCTGGTGACCGGAGCAG CGTGAGCAGCTATGAGAAGAACCAAGCGTACTCCACCGAGTGGTCCGATGATGAGCAACCTGCTGCTTACTCTGGAAACGAAAATGGCGGTAACGGGAACTCTTTCGAAGATGATTCCAGCACCGGGAAAGGCGTCCGTGTGCGAGCTCTCTATGACTACGATGGCCAAGAGCAGGATGAACTCTCCTTCAAAGCAG GCGATGAGCTGACCAAGACGGAGGATGAAGATGAGCAAGGCTGGTGTCGAGGTCGTTTGGACAACGGCCGAGAGGGACTGTACCCGGCCAATTACGTTGAGCCAATCTAG